Proteins encoded together in one Deinococcus irradiatisoli window:
- a CDS encoding IS701 family transposase, protein MTTPRNWQRAFGGFLSAYLDLLDNGKQRACLPRYVRGLLAPLERKSIQPMAEHVCIPYQRLHHFLNVSAWDTGAFEVLLRQQAQQLCGGKNAVLVIDDTALPKSGEASVGVTHQYCGALGKIANCQSLITLTLSDGRLFAPLGMRLFLPTSWTQDPERCGQAGVPAERQQYKSKSEIALEELDRVREAGVTFKVVLADAGYGIGKAFRQGLTQRGLTWAVGIVGIQKVFSLQVTLTDPPQQTGGRPGKHALTSETAQAVKDVLHGFPPYRWHTVKGGKTSRWVAMRVRIADGVPNKRGLHLPGEEVWIIGEKRRGGVVKYYATNHPAGTPLTHLVRDIKARWACEILHLQCKEELGLDHFEGRSLQGLEHHVVLVLLTLLFLQTLRSPRGERSQQDVTVPQARRAASHALETLLPARCPHCGEHIRCPPRSSVNLPNAA, encoded by the coding sequence ATGACGACCCCACGGAATTGGCAGCGGGCGTTTGGTGGATTCCTGTCGGCATACCTAGACCTGCTCGACAACGGCAAGCAGCGCGCCTGTCTGCCCCGCTATGTCCGCGGTTTGTTGGCGCCGTTGGAACGCAAGAGTATTCAGCCCATGGCTGAACACGTTTGCATACCGTATCAGCGATTGCACCATTTCCTGAATGTCAGTGCGTGGGATACAGGGGCATTCGAAGTTCTGTTGAGGCAGCAGGCACAGCAACTGTGTGGCGGCAAGAACGCGGTCCTGGTCATTGACGACACCGCATTGCCCAAGAGCGGGGAGGCCAGTGTCGGCGTGACTCATCAGTACTGTGGCGCTCTGGGCAAAATCGCCAATTGCCAATCCCTCATCACCCTGACCTTGTCCGATGGCCGTCTCTTTGCACCACTGGGCATGCGGCTCTTCCTTCCCACCTCATGGACCCAAGATCCAGAACGTTGTGGGCAAGCTGGCGTTCCTGCGGAACGCCAGCAGTACAAGTCCAAAAGCGAGATTGCCCTGGAAGAGCTGGACCGAGTACGCGAAGCCGGCGTGACTTTCAAAGTTGTGCTGGCCGATGCTGGGTACGGCATCGGCAAAGCGTTTCGCCAAGGGTTGACGCAGCGGGGCTTGACCTGGGCGGTGGGCATTGTGGGCATCCAGAAGGTCTTCAGCCTGCAGGTGACACTCACCGATCCCCCGCAGCAGACGGGAGGCCGACCCGGAAAACATGCCCTCACCAGTGAGACGGCACAGGCTGTCAAAGATGTGCTGCACGGCTTCCCGCCGTACCGCTGGCATACGGTCAAAGGGGGTAAGACCTCGCGCTGGGTGGCGATGCGCGTGCGCATCGCCGATGGCGTGCCGAACAAACGAGGTCTGCATCTCCCTGGTGAGGAGGTGTGGATTATTGGGGAGAAACGCCGTGGTGGTGTCGTCAAGTATTACGCCACCAACCACCCAGCTGGCACACCACTCACGCACCTCGTCCGTGACATCAAAGCCCGCTGGGCGTGCGAGATCCTCCATCTGCAATGTAAGGAAGAACTCGGGCTCGACCACTTTGAGGGACGCTCACTTCAGGGTCTGGAACATCATGTCGTCCTGGTTCTGCTGACCTTGTTATTTCTTCAGACCCTTCGTTCTCCTCGAGGAGAACGTTCCCAGCAGGATGTCACCGTGCCACAAGCAAGAAGAGCTGCAAGCCACGCTCTCGAGACTCTCCTCCCTGCTCGATGTCCACATTGCGGCGAACACATCAGATGCCCACCGCGCTCTTCAGTCAACCTTCCAAACGCTGCCTGA
- a CDS encoding DUF4304 domain-containing protein, translating to MAMFRCPPALSYAARHAGYQGSGQTMHATSDGFVWVLNVQRSHDGIHFYVNLGAHPLRLLQDSSSVSSLKEGECAFRTRVGERWLREPLDEKLGLVFSQTESVFRAEILAGVEQMPTTAPEDISIRGYHAEHHFLLFAQICEAYGQPQQALRLLEWGRPRVRPNATGLLQKVALFRQRLEG from the coding sequence ATGGCGATGTTCCGCTGCCCTCCAGCTTTGAGTTATGCGGCACGACACGCCGGATATCAGGGAAGCGGACAAACCATGCACGCAACAAGCGATGGGTTTGTCTGGGTCTTAAACGTACAGCGAAGCCACGATGGCATCCATTTCTACGTCAATCTGGGTGCCCATCCACTCCGCCTGCTCCAGGACAGTTCATCCGTGTCGTCGTTGAAGGAGGGGGAGTGTGCATTTCGCACCCGTGTTGGTGAACGTTGGCTACGAGAGCCGTTGGACGAGAAGCTTGGGCTGGTCTTCTCCCAGACCGAATCCGTCTTCCGAGCGGAGATCCTGGCAGGTGTAGAGCAAATGCCGACCACTGCTCCTGAGGACATTTCGATTCGTGGGTATCATGCTGAACACCATTTTCTGTTATTCGCACAGATTTGCGAGGCATATGGTCAGCCGCAGCAAGCACTGCGGCTGCTGGAGTGGGGACGTCCTCGTGTACGACCAAACGCGACGGGACTGCTGCAGAAGGTTGCGCTTTTCAGGCAGCGTTTGGAAGGTTGA
- a CDS encoding MHYT domain-containing protein: MHDTMLHTDWNAPYILLSVIIAVLTSGLALELARRYTRIGTTVAPVVLGAILGYGIWAMHFVGMLAMQLPTNVVYGLPLTLISGVSAIGFLIAASVLLFKGTPTIQRILTSGTVAGSGIVLMHYVGMAALQLNATPQYKPLLVGVSVLIAVGAASVAFYLFSRVIVANLNRTARIKIQLGASLVMGAAIAGMHYTGMAAISYLPQPLNTTLMGGIDVQSLFYLVLGLTMLVFVSTATFLFIEFSTKTDRATL; the protein is encoded by the coding sequence ATGCACGACACCATGCTTCATACCGATTGGAACGCCCCGTACATCCTGCTCTCCGTGATCATCGCCGTGCTCACCTCCGGCCTCGCGCTGGAACTCGCCCGCCGCTACACCCGCATCGGCACAACTGTCGCGCCGGTCGTCCTCGGCGCGATTCTCGGGTACGGCATCTGGGCCATGCACTTCGTGGGCATGCTCGCCATGCAACTCCCCACCAACGTCGTGTACGGCCTCCCGCTCACACTCATCTCCGGGGTCAGTGCCATCGGCTTCCTCATCGCCGCGAGCGTGCTGCTGTTCAAAGGCACACCGACCATCCAGCGCATCCTCACCAGCGGGACCGTCGCCGGAAGCGGTATCGTCCTGATGCACTACGTCGGCATGGCCGCGCTGCAACTCAATGCCACCCCGCAGTACAAACCCCTCCTGGTCGGCGTAAGCGTCCTGATTGCCGTCGGAGCCGCGAGCGTCGCGTTCTACCTGTTCTCGCGCGTGATCGTCGCCAACCTCAATCGCACCGCCCGGATCAAGATTCAGCTCGGTGCGTCCCTGGTCATGGGCGCAGCGATCGCCGGCATGCATTACACCGGCATGGCCGCGATCTCGTACCTGCCGCAGCCTCTGAACACCACGCTCATGGGTGGCATCGACGTTCAGAGCCTGTTCTATCTGGTGCTCGGCCTGACCATGCTGGTGTTCGTGTCGACCGCGACGTTTCTCTTCATCGAGTTCAGCACCAAGACCGACCGCGCCACCCTCTGA
- a CDS encoding N-acyl homoserine lactonase family protein, whose product MKRLYLMQVGSMPEYQIPIVCALVQTADGQNVLIDSGLPAPLPEEASDFENGQDVIAQLASIGLTPDEIGIVISTHYDIDHAGRHAAFTKAHYVVQRAHHLDAASNPRFAALRPQWDQPSERIRLVDGDTELLPGLDLIETSGHVTGHQSVLVRLPETGAVLLTVDAVAFGKDFTREQQDSHTPDAEAIRASTLKLLDLAEREQVGLVIFGHDAAQWEQLKKLPEYYE is encoded by the coding sequence GTGAAGCGTCTTTATCTGATGCAGGTGGGGTCTATGCCGGAATACCAGATTCCGATTGTGTGTGCTTTGGTGCAGACGGCAGATGGACAGAACGTCCTGATCGACAGTGGCCTCCCGGCCCCCCTGCCGGAAGAAGCCTCCGATTTCGAGAATGGGCAGGACGTGATCGCGCAGCTGGCGAGCATCGGGTTGACCCCGGACGAGATCGGCATCGTCATTTCGACGCACTACGACATCGATCATGCCGGAAGGCATGCGGCATTCACGAAGGCGCACTACGTGGTGCAGCGGGCGCATCATCTGGATGCCGCCAGCAATCCACGTTTTGCGGCCCTACGGCCGCAGTGGGACCAGCCCAGCGAGCGCATCCGGCTGGTGGACGGCGACACCGAACTGCTGCCCGGTCTGGACCTGATCGAGACGAGTGGACATGTGACAGGCCATCAATCGGTGCTGGTGCGGCTGCCCGAAACGGGGGCGGTGCTGCTGACGGTGGACGCCGTCGCTTTCGGCAAGGACTTTACCCGCGAGCAGCAGGACAGCCACACGCCGGACGCCGAAGCGATTCGCGCCAGCACCCTCAAGTTGCTGGACCTGGCCGAGCGCGAGCAGGTCGGGCTGGTCATCTTCGGGCATGACGCCGCGCAGTGGGAACAGCTTAAAAAGTTGCCGGAGTACTACGAGTGA
- a CDS encoding MFS transporter, with protein sequence MNGTFRSLKNHNYRLWASGAIVSNVGTWMQRTAQDWLVLAQLTHRNATAVGVVMALQFGPQLLLMPLTGWAADTFDRRKLLMLTQGAQGLLALLLGLLTVLGHVQLWQVYVFAGLLGCVTAFDAPARQTFVSELVGENDLSNAVALNSTSFNAARMIGPAAAGLLIASVGTGWVFLLNALSFVTVLVSLARLRVGELHRQARSGKRGGGLLEGFRYVWSRPDLKAMLLMVFLIGTFGLNFPIFISTMAVSVFHMGAGQYGVLSSVMAVGSVMGALLSARREKPRAALLVGGSAFFGGGLALAALLPNVWLFGAALVIVGMAAQTFNTTANSSMQLSTDPAMRGRVVAILMAVIMGGTPLGAPIVGWVADTLGPRWALGVGALAGVLAALVGLLYLVRSRHLRLSLEDGRLRVKAAGD encoded by the coding sequence ATGAACGGCACCTTCCGTTCTCTGAAAAACCACAACTACCGCCTGTGGGCCAGCGGCGCCATCGTCTCGAATGTCGGCACCTGGATGCAGCGCACCGCGCAGGACTGGCTGGTACTGGCGCAGCTGACGCACCGCAACGCCACTGCGGTCGGGGTGGTCATGGCGCTGCAGTTCGGACCGCAACTGCTGCTGATGCCGCTGACCGGCTGGGCCGCCGACACCTTCGACCGCCGCAAGCTGCTGATGCTCACCCAGGGGGCCCAGGGCCTGCTGGCCTTGCTGCTGGGCCTGCTGACGGTGCTGGGCCACGTGCAGCTGTGGCAGGTGTACGTGTTCGCGGGACTGCTCGGCTGCGTCACGGCCTTCGACGCTCCGGCGCGGCAAACGTTCGTCTCGGAACTTGTGGGCGAGAACGACCTTTCCAACGCCGTGGCACTGAATTCCACCTCCTTCAATGCCGCCCGCATGATCGGCCCGGCGGCGGCGGGCCTGCTGATCGCCTCGGTGGGTACCGGCTGGGTGTTCTTGCTCAATGCCCTGTCGTTTGTGACGGTGTTGGTCTCGCTGGCCCGGCTGCGGGTGGGCGAGTTGCACCGTCAGGCCCGCAGCGGCAAGCGGGGCGGTGGTCTGCTCGAGGGGTTCCGCTACGTCTGGTCACGGCCCGACCTCAAGGCCATGCTGCTGATGGTGTTCCTGATCGGCACCTTCGGACTCAACTTCCCGATTTTCATCTCGACGATGGCGGTGAGCGTCTTTCACATGGGGGCCGGGCAGTACGGGGTTCTCTCCTCGGTGATGGCGGTCGGCTCGGTGATGGGGGCGCTGCTCTCGGCCCGGCGCGAGAAGCCCAGGGCGGCGCTGCTGGTGGGCGGGTCGGCCTTCTTCGGCGGCGGCCTGGCCCTGGCGGCGCTGCTGCCCAACGTCTGGCTGTTCGGCGCGGCGCTGGTGATCGTCGGCATGGCGGCGCAGACGTTCAACACCACCGCCAACAGCAGCATGCAGCTGTCCACCGATCCCGCCATGCGCGGGCGGGTGGTGGCGATTCTGATGGCGGTGATCATGGGCGGCACCCCGCTGGGCGCCCCGATCGTGGGCTGGGTGGCCGACACGCTGGGACCGCGCTGGGCGCTGGGCGTCGGCGCGCTGGCGGGCGTGCTGGCGGCGCTGGTGGGCCTGCTGTATCTGGTGCGCTCCCGCCACCTGCGCCTGTCGCTGGAAGACGGGCGACTGCGGGTGAAAGCGGCGGGAGACTGA
- a CDS encoding MarR family winged helix-turn-helix transcriptional regulator, with translation MTAVDTDLSAALAADLRLLLGQLQRRLRAEVPPGDLTHSQLAVMFHLERGEAATVTELARAEGVRPQSMGATVAALQQLGLVVGGPHASDKRRTTLRLSAAGHALIAQRRAAREDWLQRTLRARLLPGEQADLARSVELLRRLVRP, from the coding sequence ATGACGGCTGTGGATACCGACCTCTCGGCGGCGCTGGCCGCCGATTTGCGCCTGCTGCTGGGGCAGTTGCAGCGGCGCCTGCGCGCGGAAGTGCCGCCCGGCGACCTCACCCATTCGCAGCTCGCCGTGATGTTTCACCTCGAGCGCGGCGAGGCGGCTACTGTCACCGAGCTGGCGCGGGCCGAGGGCGTGCGCCCGCAGTCGATGGGGGCCACGGTCGCGGCGCTGCAGCAACTCGGCCTGGTGGTGGGCGGGCCCCATGCCAGCGACAAGCGCCGAACCACGCTGCGCCTCAGCGCCGCCGGACACGCCCTGATCGCGCAGCGGCGCGCGGCGCGGGAAGACTGGTTGCAGCGCACCCTGCGTGCCCGACTCCTGCCAGGCGAGCAGGCCGACCTCGCCCGCAGCGTCGAGCTGCTGCGGCGCCTGGTGCGGCCATGA
- a CDS encoding peroxiredoxin: MMLQPGDPVPEFSALSDNGKKVQLSAWRGQPVVVFFFPNAAATHCQMQARRFQALAEEFQALNVQLLGISVDSRSQQATFREICKLSFPLIADSDYRLSEQFGVLTSSDDEEKKYARRVTFLIGPQGEVRQRWDDVNPNTNASEVLAALHADRATS; the protein is encoded by the coding sequence ATGATGCTTCAACCGGGCGATCCGGTGCCGGAGTTCTCGGCGCTCAGCGACAACGGCAAAAAAGTGCAGCTCTCGGCCTGGCGGGGGCAACCGGTGGTGGTGTTCTTCTTTCCGAACGCGGCCGCCACCCACTGCCAGATGCAGGCCCGGCGCTTTCAGGCCCTGGCCGAGGAATTTCAGGCGCTGAACGTTCAACTGCTCGGCATCAGCGTGGATTCGCGCAGCCAGCAGGCGACGTTCCGGGAAATCTGCAAGCTGAGTTTCCCGCTCATCGCCGACAGCGATTACCGGCTCAGCGAACAGTTCGGGGTGCTGACCTCTTCCGACGACGAGGAGAAGAAATACGCCCGGCGGGTGACCTTCCTGATCGGTCCGCAGGGAGAAGTGCGACAGCGCTGGGATGACGTGAACCCCAACACCAACGCCAGCGAGGTGCTGGCCGCCCTGCACGCCGATCGAGCCACGTCCTGA
- a CDS encoding DUF981 family protein, with protein sequence MAAPGSLVIDWTQMTTYNTIMSVAAGAALLSLVSLGRHLQARRPIVPEAWALNFGVLGTLLTLTGAHMTLTWPFAKYFPFDNIIFGEPSLAFGVLLLGSAFYLWRRAEVLRSSRDLIGEVSAAARCSF encoded by the coding sequence ATGGCCGCACCGGGAAGCCTGGTCATCGACTGGACGCAGATGACCACCTACAACACCATCATGTCGGTCGCGGCAGGTGCGGCGCTGCTCTCGCTGGTGTCGCTGGGCCGGCACCTGCAGGCGCGGCGCCCCATCGTGCCCGAAGCGTGGGCGCTGAATTTCGGGGTGCTCGGCACGCTGCTGACCCTGACCGGCGCGCACATGACCCTCACCTGGCCGTTTGCCAAGTACTTTCCTTTCGACAACATCATCTTCGGTGAGCCGTCGCTGGCTTTTGGCGTGTTGCTGCTCGGCAGCGCCTTTTACCTGTGGCGCCGGGCTGAGGTGCTCAGAAGCAGCCGCGACCTGATCGGCGAAGTCTCGGCGGCCGCCCGCTGCAGTTTCTGA
- a CDS encoding DUF981 family protein, with the protein MFGLGLSLLGIAAAGIAFRLFAAPPEEPISGRFAAYPWVEAIFMSGLFGLVGLAALLFPFVIRQASDRAASSGLSRLLGVIMALAGAAFLLFGALNYYTHIGLILNTMPK; encoded by the coding sequence ATGTTCGGGCTGGGCCTGAGCCTCTTGGGCATCGCGGCCGCCGGCATCGCCTTTCGCTTGTTCGCCGCGCCGCCGGAAGAACCGATCTCGGGGCGCTTCGCCGCCTACCCCTGGGTGGAGGCGATTTTCATGTCGGGGCTGTTCGGTCTGGTCGGGCTGGCGGCGCTGCTGTTTCCCTTCGTGATCCGGCAGGCCAGCGACAGGGCCGCCTCGTCGGGGCTCAGCCGCCTGCTCGGCGTGATCATGGCGCTCGCCGGCGCGGCGTTCTTGCTGTTCGGCGCACTGAACTACTACACCCATATCGGCCTGATTCTCAACACCATGCCCAAATGA
- the dusA gene encoding tRNA dihydrouridine(20/20a) synthase DusA: protein MPAVSAPTPHPHTFSVAPMLDWTDRHCRAFHRLLSRRALLYTEMITTGALLHGDQARHLDFSESEHPVALQLGGSDPTALAECARLGEAWGYDEINLNCGCPSDRVQSGSFGACLMATPDVVARGVEAMRGAVQVPVTVKHRIGIDDLDEYHHLHHFISTVSAAGAETFIVHARKAWLSGLSPKENREIPPLRYDVVQQLKADFPQLTFVLNGGIQNLDDARTHLSWADGVMLGRAAYQNPYLLAAVDRDVFGKKSLPPSRREVVEALRPYVEAQLTQGVYLSRILKHTLGLFAGHSGARHWKRTISERAFKEGAGLEVLDAALSGIPDAVLDSRELLAPARELALG from the coding sequence ATGCCGGCCGTTTCTGCTCCCACTCCCCATCCTCACACCTTCAGCGTGGCCCCGATGCTCGACTGGACCGACAGGCACTGCCGGGCCTTTCACCGCCTGCTCAGCCGCCGCGCCCTGCTGTATACCGAGATGATCACCACTGGCGCGCTGCTGCACGGTGACCAGGCCCGGCACCTGGACTTTTCGGAGAGCGAGCACCCGGTGGCGTTGCAGCTCGGCGGCAGCGACCCCACCGCGCTGGCCGAATGCGCCCGCCTGGGCGAAGCCTGGGGCTACGACGAGATCAACCTCAACTGTGGCTGCCCCTCCGACCGGGTGCAGAGTGGCAGTTTCGGGGCCTGCCTGATGGCGACGCCGGACGTGGTGGCGCGCGGCGTGGAAGCCATGCGCGGCGCAGTGCAGGTGCCGGTGACGGTCAAGCACCGCATCGGCATTGACGATCTCGACGAATACCATCACCTGCACCACTTCATTTCCACGGTGTCGGCGGCCGGGGCCGAGACCTTTATCGTGCATGCCCGCAAGGCCTGGCTCAGCGGCCTGTCGCCCAAGGAAAACCGTGAGATTCCGCCGCTGCGTTACGACGTGGTGCAACAGCTCAAGGCCGACTTTCCGCAGCTGACGTTCGTGCTCAACGGCGGCATCCAGAACCTCGACGACGCCCGCACCCACCTCAGCTGGGCCGACGGGGTGATGCTGGGCCGGGCCGCCTACCAGAACCCTTACCTGCTGGCCGCCGTCGACCGCGACGTGTTCGGCAAAAAGAGTCTGCCACCCAGCCGCCGCGAAGTCGTCGAGGCGCTACGGCCCTACGTCGAGGCGCAACTCACCCAGGGCGTGTACCTCAGCCGCATCCTCAAGCACACGCTGGGGCTGTTCGCGGGCCACAGCGGCGCGCGCCACTGGAAGCGCACCATCAGCGAGCGGGCCTTCAAGGAAGGGGCCGGGCTGGAAGTGCTGGACGC